The following coding sequences lie in one Peribacillus frigoritolerans genomic window:
- a CDS encoding amidase — protein MSKELITKSVEELAPLIAKRDVSSLELTKAVLDHAESLNETVNAYISFTRKQAEETAQQADNEIASGNYRGMYHGIPMAIKDNLYFKNEVTTMASKIHQDFVPDFDATIISKLREAGVVFTGKLNMHEYAWGITTNNPYFGACRNPWDLEKIPGGSSGGSGAAIAADMCVATLGTDTAGSIRIPSSACGIIGLKPTHGRVSKYGCFPLSWSLDHIGPMTKTVKDAAGLLEIIAGYDKNDPTSVKAPVGNYTEKLNGDVKNLVIGVNEEYFFKNVDYEVEKLVRAGIQSLVDQGAKVEEVSIPSLKYAEYAEMITILTEAATIHHPNLLKRPEDFGADIRLLFELGEIPSGVDYLQAQQLRRQIKLDFQKAFEKVDVLIAPTLPIIAPNIGDDYADLNGAKVDLIDHIIRFTGPGNLTGLPALTVPCGLKNGMPVGLQIMGAAMNEETVLNVGYALEKTNPLQGKKPELVSSLQK, from the coding sequence TTGAGTAAAGAACTTATTACTAAATCCGTTGAAGAGCTGGCCCCTTTAATTGCAAAAAGAGACGTATCTTCTCTCGAATTAACAAAAGCAGTATTAGATCATGCGGAATCTCTAAATGAAACAGTGAATGCATATATTAGCTTTACCCGTAAACAAGCTGAAGAAACGGCTCAGCAAGCTGATAACGAGATTGCATCAGGTAATTACCGCGGCATGTATCATGGCATTCCAATGGCCATTAAAGATAATCTATATTTTAAAAATGAAGTCACAACAATGGCTTCAAAAATTCATCAAGATTTCGTTCCAGATTTTGATGCCACAATTATTAGTAAGCTAAGAGAAGCCGGTGTTGTATTTACAGGAAAATTAAACATGCATGAATATGCCTGGGGAATTACGACAAATAACCCTTACTTTGGTGCTTGCCGTAACCCATGGGATCTAGAAAAAATCCCAGGAGGTTCAAGTGGTGGTTCGGGGGCTGCCATAGCTGCTGACATGTGTGTGGCAACACTCGGAACAGATACAGCAGGTTCAATCCGCATTCCTTCATCCGCGTGCGGGATTATAGGGTTAAAACCAACCCACGGCAGAGTAAGTAAATATGGTTGCTTCCCACTCTCATGGTCTCTTGACCATATCGGACCGATGACAAAAACGGTAAAAGATGCCGCCGGGCTACTTGAAATCATTGCAGGTTACGATAAAAACGATCCAACGTCTGTAAAAGCCCCGGTCGGTAATTATACAGAAAAATTAAATGGGGATGTGAAAAACCTTGTCATTGGCGTGAATGAAGAATATTTTTTCAAAAATGTGGACTATGAAGTAGAAAAACTAGTAAGAGCTGGTATTCAGTCTCTCGTCGATCAAGGAGCAAAAGTAGAAGAAGTGAGTATTCCTTCATTAAAATACGCGGAATATGCAGAAATGATTACGATTCTAACAGAAGCTGCGACGATTCATCATCCAAACCTTTTAAAACGTCCAGAAGACTTTGGAGCAGATATTCGTTTACTGTTTGAATTAGGGGAAATCCCTTCTGGAGTGGATTACCTTCAGGCCCAACAGTTAAGACGACAAATCAAGCTGGATTTTCAAAAAGCATTTGAAAAAGTAGATGTCTTAATAGCTCCAACACTGCCAATCATTGCACCAAATATCGGTGATGACTATGCCGACTTGAACGGGGCAAAGGTAGACCTAATTGATCATATCATCCGCTTTACTGGACCAGGGAACTTAACTGGCCTACCGGCACTTACTGTCCCATGTGGACTTAAAAATGGCATGCCTGTTGGATTACAAATCATGGGAGCGGCAATGAATGAAGAAACGGTGTTAAATGTCGGTTATGCCTTAGAAAAAACAAATCCTCTTCAAGGAAAAAAACCTGAATTAGTCAGCTCATTACAAAAATAA
- a CDS encoding aldo/keto reductase, whose amino-acid sequence MNFCQEKGVAPMAWSPLAGGSIFEESNEKAARLRKTLEIVKEEIGANGIDEVMYAWLLRHPAKIMPIVGSGKKERLGSAIDSLNLSMEKEQWFNILTSSMGHDIP is encoded by the coding sequence CTGAACTTTTGTCAGGAAAAGGGCGTGGCACCGATGGCATGGTCACCGCTTGCAGGAGGAAGCATTTTTGAGGAATCGAATGAAAAGGCTGCCCGCTTAAGAAAAACGTTAGAAATCGTAAAAGAAGAAATCGGGGCCAATGGAATAGATGAAGTGATGTATGCATGGCTGTTGAGACATCCAGCAAAAATCATGCCGATCGTTGGATCAGGTAAGAAAGAACGATTGGGCAGCGCCATTGATTCACTAAACCTAAGCATGGAAAAAGAGCAATGGTTTAACATTTTAACCAGCTCGATGGGACATGATATTCCCTAA
- a CDS encoding transporter substrate-binding protein: MLIKVGLLFSLTGTTSITEKGQYEAAKFAIDECDSRVCEVEAIVRDICSDPIKSAQEAEALAKDGVKIFIGCYTSACRKAVLPVLEKYDCLLVYPTLYEGRECHPNVFYTGEVPNQQVHTLLDYLTSHYGKRVYCIGTDYIYPRETNKQVQTYLKELDGAVIGERYVPFGQQKFYDILEDIILKKPDAIFSTLVGKSIIPFYRDYERMGLNHKKIPIFSPITKETEIAAMGSEFGIGHYSSASYFQSISNQLNMDFISKFHHFTGEKGAISSVMFNTYQGTKMIIESIIEMKSEDHRDIFHHLSGKELDTACGKIVVDTDHRHLARQVKIGKGMPDGQFEIVWDSERNISPRPFKVKHSQSDDLSEVVLKSWGQISEEAILVLSKENVVLYMSKKAADMTRFYQGQTLTKQLLQSMYLSFNVNHYEANHQHLYMLKQKMNVRYVKPFLSFGRIQTLSQGFQTELEVARIAAQSSANVLILGETGTGKDVIAQTIHEQSDRRNGPFIPVNAGLLPKDLIASELFGFTDGAFTGAKKGGAIGKFEAANNGTLFLDEIGDMPLELQVVLLRALETKKIVRLGETGERAVNVRIIAATHRNLSEEIAYSGSFRSDLFYRLNVLSITLLPLRERLEDMEHLCQELLLEFVSSYGEGPIHVSEEVLQVFIQYHWPGNIRELKNVLERAFLLAKGKYSTIEKIHLPQSLMGYYQRKDHQAKTMKNYEKKLIEQALRETKTVSEASIVLGIARSTLYRKIKEFKISM; the protein is encoded by the coding sequence ATGTTGATTAAAGTTGGATTGTTATTTTCCTTAACAGGAACAACTTCTATTACAGAGAAGGGGCAGTATGAAGCGGCAAAATTTGCGATTGATGAATGCGATAGCCGTGTATGTGAAGTTGAAGCAATCGTACGTGATATTTGTTCAGATCCAATCAAAAGCGCACAGGAAGCAGAAGCTCTTGCTAAAGATGGAGTGAAAATTTTTATCGGTTGCTATACATCTGCGTGTCGAAAAGCTGTTTTGCCAGTGCTTGAAAAATATGATTGTCTGCTTGTTTATCCAACTTTATATGAAGGGAGAGAGTGTCACCCAAACGTCTTTTATACGGGAGAAGTACCGAATCAACAAGTTCATACTCTTTTAGATTATTTAACAAGTCATTATGGTAAGCGAGTTTATTGCATAGGTACAGACTATATCTATCCTCGGGAAACAAATAAACAAGTTCAAACGTATTTAAAAGAATTGGATGGGGCAGTTATTGGAGAGCGGTATGTACCTTTCGGCCAACAGAAATTTTATGATATTTTAGAAGATATTATTTTAAAAAAACCAGATGCTATTTTTTCTACACTTGTTGGGAAAAGTATCATTCCTTTTTATCGTGATTATGAGCGGATGGGACTAAATCATAAGAAAATTCCTATTTTCAGCCCGATTACAAAAGAAACGGAAATCGCGGCAATGGGAAGCGAATTTGGCATAGGGCACTATAGTTCTGCTAGCTATTTTCAATCTATTTCTAATCAATTGAATATGGACTTTATAAGCAAATTTCATCATTTCACCGGAGAAAAAGGAGCTATCTCCTCGGTGATGTTTAACACATATCAAGGCACAAAAATGATTATTGAAAGTATTATCGAAATGAAGAGCGAAGACCACCGGGATATTTTTCATCATTTAAGTGGAAAAGAACTCGACACAGCCTGCGGGAAAATTGTTGTTGATACAGATCATCGCCATCTGGCACGCCAAGTGAAAATTGGCAAAGGTATGCCTGATGGGCAATTTGAGATTGTCTGGGATTCAGAACGGAATATTTCCCCGAGACCATTTAAAGTGAAGCATAGTCAGTCGGATGATTTGAGTGAAGTTGTACTAAAATCTTGGGGACAAATCAGTGAAGAAGCAATCTTAGTGTTATCTAAGGAGAATGTTGTTTTGTATATGAGCAAAAAAGCAGCGGATATGACTCGTTTCTATCAAGGACAAACCCTTACGAAACAACTGCTTCAATCTATGTACCTTTCTTTTAACGTCAATCATTACGAAGCAAATCATCAACATTTGTATATGCTTAAACAGAAAATGAATGTTCGGTATGTGAAACCATTTCTTTCATTCGGTCGTATTCAAACATTAAGTCAAGGTTTCCAAACAGAGCTGGAGGTAGCGAGAATAGCTGCCCAATCATCTGCTAATGTCCTTATTCTTGGAGAAACAGGAACGGGAAAAGATGTGATTGCCCAGACGATTCATGAACAAAGTGACCGAAGAAATGGACCTTTTATTCCTGTAAACGCGGGTTTGTTGCCGAAGGACTTAATCGCTAGTGAGTTGTTTGGTTTTACAGACGGGGCTTTTACAGGTGCGAAAAAAGGGGGAGCGATTGGTAAGTTTGAAGCAGCTAATAACGGTACCCTATTTTTAGACGAAATTGGTGATATGCCGCTCGAGCTGCAAGTTGTCCTATTAAGAGCACTTGAAACGAAAAAAATAGTCCGGCTTGGGGAAACGGGGGAGCGAGCGGTAAATGTCCGGATAATCGCGGCGACTCACCGTAACCTTTCGGAAGAAATTGCTTATAGCGGTTCATTTCGCTCTGATTTATTTTATCGATTAAATGTATTATCGATTACACTCCTACCATTAAGAGAGCGGTTAGAAGATATGGAACACCTTTGTCAGGAACTATTACTAGAGTTCGTATCTTCCTATGGAGAAGGCCCTATTCATGTCAGTGAAGAAGTACTCCAAGTTTTTATCCAATATCATTGGCCAGGCAATATCCGAGAATTAAAAAATGTTTTGGAACGGGCCTTTTTACTTGCTAAAGGAAAATATTCTACAATAGAAAAAATACACTTGCCACAATCTTTAATGGGCTACTATCAACGAAAAGATCATCAGGCTAAAACAATGAAAAACTATGAAAAAAAGCTGATTGAACAAGCTTTACGAGAAACCAAAACAGTCTCCGAAGCATCAATTGTACTTGGAATTGCACGCAGCACATTATATAGAAAAATAAAAGAGTTTAAGATATCTATGTAG
- a CDS encoding GNAT family N-acetyltransferase: MNIKTKRLLIREFEFKDWKAVYEYTSDINVMKYIPEEVFTEEDAKEFVNKNKGDKAEKFPVVLIDKDILIGHIVFYKYFGKHTYEIGWVFNPKYQNRGYASEAAQAVLEYGFKEMNLHRIIATCQPENIPSYRVMEKIGMRREGFFKKCIPKGNEWWDEYYYAILEEEWK; encoded by the coding sequence ATGAACATAAAAACAAAAAGGTTATTGATACGTGAATTTGAATTCAAGGATTGGAAAGCTGTATATGAGTATACATCAGATATTAATGTTATGAAGTATATACCAGAAGAGGTTTTTACTGAAGAAGATGCAAAAGAGTTTGTAAATAAAAACAAAGGTGATAAGGCTGAAAAATTTCCTGTAGTACTAATAGATAAAGATATTCTTATAGGGCACATTGTTTTTTATAAGTATTTTGGTAAGCATACTTATGAGATTGGATGGGTGTTTAATCCAAAATATCAAAATAGAGGGTATGCTTCTGAAGCAGCACAAGCTGTTTTGGAATATGGTTTTAAAGAAATGAACTTACATAGGATTATTGCTACGTGTCAACCTGAGAATATTCCATCATACCGAGTTATGGAAAAGATTGGAATGAGAAGAGAAGGCTTTTTCAAAAAATGTATTCCAAAAGGGAATGAATGGTGGGATGAATATTATTACGCTATTTTAGAGGAAGAGTGGAAATGA
- a CDS encoding lysozyme family protein codes for MFISISLGGENQFESGMSGERAVGTAQVSSEVKRYEPLFRKYAEQNRVGEYVGLILAMIQQE; via the coding sequence TTGTTCATTTCAATCAGTTTGGGCGGTGAGAATCAGTTTGAATCAGGCATGTCCGGTGAAAGAGCAGTGGGTACAGCGCAGGTGTCTTCTGAAGTCAAGCGATACGAGCCGTTATTCCGGAAATATGCTGAACAAAATAGGGTTGGGGAATATGTCGGACTTATCCTGGCCATGATCCAACAGGAATGA